One window from the genome of Plasmodium relictum strain SGS1 genome assembly, chromosome: 12 encodes:
- a CDS encoding MSF1-like protein, putative: MKLFEQEYKYNYDWGTVTSAFWLKYPNNVQKHIKNIDVIGRKINIKEKTLNLKRIIYLQYYIPKIFKNIFNIDGKGLAIEEISINLNKKQLTINTFNHTLNPFINLTEKCVYFQKDNDETQTYYKQTTTLNINGLGYMKNLIENTIINTIKEKSKQGISIMNDTIKKTISDNININNNNIYIDNLQKEKKQ; the protein is encoded by the exons ATGAAACTATTTGAACAAGAATATAAGTATAATTATGACTGGGGTACAGTAACa TCTGCATTTTGGTTAAAATATCCTAATAATGTtcaaaaacatataaaaaatatcgaTGTTATTGgcagaaaaattaatataaaagaaaaaactttgaatttaaaaagaattatttatcTTCAATATTATATACCTAAAATATTta aaaatatttttaatattgatGGAAAAGGGTTAGCTATTGAGGAAAtttcaataaatttaaataaaaaacagtTAACAATAAATACTTTTAATCATACACTGAATCCTTTTATTAACCTTACGGAAAAGTGTGTGTATTTTCAAAAAGACAATGATG AAACTCAAACATATTATAAACAGACTACAACCTTAAATATAAATGGGCTTGGTTATATGAAAAATCTTATAGAaaat acaataataaatacaattaaagaaaaaagcaAACAAGGGATTAGTATCATGAATGATACAATTAAAAAGACGATTAGTGATAATATAaacattaataataataatatatatattgataatttacaaaaagagaaaaaacaataa
- a CDS encoding micro-fibrillar-associated protein, putative yields MSTVNELLNYFVVNDDNDLIKKEEDQKEKTIIKRYFPGKKPHYAKNAGDEDDDEDEDEYNEVFNEQTKYIEETVKSDEKNNLVTQPYKYINENDNRYIRLKNKNINGDEKERIKRRIREVKVIDYNEQAKEEDMLSIKEKIEGDNNNINKDLPICDNGEKEEEEEEEEGDDDNDDDDEDEEEEDIDDDCYLKDESDDNDIIMKHEFISKDCRKTLLEKKNEEEMEKKKIKDINAEKELIEMEKKENAIKETLNQEMIEEKLRNKENNVFSSEEDFEDEQDEELNEKEYELWKIRHLNRLKRDEIDRKKYEILKKEVKKRRKMTDKEIIEENKKLPHKEKKKKRKMLFMQKYYHRGGFYQDLFEEGKEEIYLRDYNEPVYEDKIDKEKLPKVLQVRRGNFGKQGQTKYTHLLDNDTSRKDSLWKNNDLNFNSKKKKDLFERPTYRKN; encoded by the exons atgagcACAGTAAATGaacttttaaattattttgttgTCAATGATGATaatgatttaattaaaaaggaGGAAGACcagaaagaaaaaacaataataaaaagatattttccTGGAAAA aaaccGCATTATGCAAAGAATGCTGGTGATGAAGATGAcgatgaagatgaagatgaatATAACGAAGTATTTAATGAacaaacaaaatatatagaagAAACTGTAAAGAGTGatgaaaagaataatttaGTGACTCAAccgtataaatatattaatgaaaatgataatagatatataagattaaaaaataaga atataaatggagatgaaaaagaaagaataaaaagaagaataAGAGAAGTAAAAGTTATTGATTACAATGAACAAGCTAAAGAAGAAGACATGTTAtcaataaaagaaaaaattgaaggagataataataatattaataaagattTACCAATATGTGATAATGGAGAAAaagaagaggaagaagaGGAGGAGGAGGGAGATGATGATaatgatgatgatgatgaagATGAGGAAGAAGAAGATATAGATGACGATTGTTATTTGAAAGATGAAAGTGATGATAACGATATTATTATGAAACATGAATTTATTTCAAAAGACTGTAGAAAAACGCttctagaaaaaaaaaatgaagaagaaatggaaaaaaaaaaaataaaagacaTTAATGCAGAAAAGGAATTAATtgaaatggaaaaaaaagaaaatgctATAAAAGAAACATTAAATCAAGAAATgatagaagaaaaattaagaaataaagaaaataatgtatTTTCATCAGAAGAAGATTTTGAAGATGAACAAGATGAggaattaaatgaaaaagaatatgAATTATGGAAAATAAGGCATCTTAATAGATTAAAAAGAGATGAAATAGacagaaaaaaatatgaaattttgaaaaaagaagttaaaaaaagaaggaaaatgacagataaagaaataatagaagaaaataaaaaattaccacacaaagaaaaaaaaaaaaaaagaaagatgtTATTTATgcaaaaatattatcataGAGGAGGATTTTATCAAGATTTATTTGAAGAaggaaaagaagaaatatatttacgTGATTATAATGAACCAGTTTATGAAGATAAAatagataaagaaaaattgcCAAAAGTCTTACAAGTTAGGAGGGGTAATTTCGGTAAACAAGGACAAACGAAATATACCCATTTATTAGATAATGATACTTCAAGAAAAGATTCTTTATggaaaaataatgatttaaattttaattccaaaaaaaaaaaagatttattcGAAAGACCTACATACagaaaaaattga
- a CDS encoding protein BCP1, putative: MKNQKVTKNIITKKKNVSLLKTEKKKKSKSNNLKHNSYVIDTLNKAKSKYNEGKKSANNNEEKEEKKKEKKLGAKNNKKNISMFEDHNEKQNENKEKKKLNKNPGKLINKFIEKKIPKNNKKEKVNKSNKDIIRKNKKKKNIENTLNNYIKKFDKNGAKDKKVKKENKNSNNNDKIYIKNEKGKSTKIINNEKHNKENNVIKESKNKDKKNIKKKKIKKKKEIEKNNINKNNYEVNKKEKKNYDNSLNNDEIVVDFELIDPIDTYKDNIRILLRNTELYNDIKFSEKLISIICDQQNIGKFVCVSNEKDNIISFLTIINLNQYDEIKSLKEFLLSKIKKINAKEFQESIKELTKLISSNKNVGLLINSRIINCPIKLIPLIHKNVIDDISWSQDLDDMDEDEKKFYFFDYILFYTKVYKNLNDELIFSNFEEQYFFEHKIHYVMWNNNNIKKFYEIINNKKKEMNYKEYVIIFAIPFDKINDAINKFSLYLRE; this comes from the coding sequence atgaagAATCAAAAAGTAACAAAGAacataataacaaaaaaaaaaaacgtatctttattaaaaacagaaaaaaaaaagaaaagcaaatctaataatttaaaacataacTCATATGTGATAGATACATTAAATAAAGCAAAAAGCAAATATAATGAAGGAAAAAAAAGTGCAAacaataatgaagaaaaggaagaaaaaaaaaaagaaaaaaaattaggggcaaaaaataacaaaaaaaatattagcaTGTTTGAAGATCATAATGAAAAACAAAATgagaataaagaaaaaaaaaaattaaataaaaatcctggaaaattaataaataaatttatagagAAGAAAATAccaaaaaataacaaaaaggAGAAAGTGAATAAATCTAACAAGgatataataagaaaaaataaaaaaaaaaaaaacattgaaaacacattaaataattacataaaaaagtTTGATAAAAATGGTGCAAAAGacaaaaaagtaaaaaaagaaaataaaaatagtaataataatgataaaatatatataaaaaatgagaaaGGAAAAAGTACTAAAATCATAAACAATGAAAAACATAATAAAGAGAATAATGTAATAAAagaatcaaaaaataaagataaaaaaaatattaaaaaaaaaaagataaagaagaaaaaagaaattgaaaaaaataacataaataaaaataattatgaagtaaacaaaaaagaaaaaaaaaattatgataatagTCTAAATAATGATGAAATCGTTGTTGATTTTGAATTAATAGATCCAATTGATACATACAAAGATAATATAAGAATATTATTAAGAAACACAGAATTATATAAcgatataaaattttcagaAAAGTTAATTAGTATAATTTGCGATCAGCAAAATATTGGAAAGTTTGTATGTGtttcaaatgaaaaagataacATAATTAGCTTTTTAACAATTATTAATCTAAACCAAtatgatgaaataaaaagtttaaaagaatttttattaagtaaaataaagaaaataaatgcCAAAGAATTTCAAGAAAGtataaaagaattaactAAATTAATATcaagtaataaaaatgtagGTTTACTCATTAATAGTAGAATAATAAATTGCCCAATTAAACTAATCCCTTTAATTCACAAAAATGTCATTGATGATATATCTTGGTCGCAGGATTTAGATGATATGGATGAAGatgaaaagaaattttatttttttgattatatacttttttatacaaaagtttataaaaatttaaatgatgaattaattttttctaattttgaAGAACAGTATTTCTTTGAACATAAGATACATTATGTTATGtggaataataataatattaagaaattttatgaaattataaataataaaaaaaaggaaatgaaCTATAAAGaatatgttattatttttgctATTCCTTTTGATAAGATAAATGAtgcaataaataaattttctctTTATTTAAGAGAGTAA
- the VPS52 gene encoding vacuolar protein sorting-associated protein 52, putative yields MEYERISSLIEKFKNDKYILKAYNKIYDYNNCKIYRNVKIEDIENEKYNDDLEYSVFKNKFIEKKDKDEKDKLKHIIEIINQTLYIYTNETLNKFSENSKELLDIYNQIDNCNSLCSDIDVILNKHKNDINFISNDINNIQELTENMNDKLNNRKLTLELLNTYIKIILVTPKLVYDICNGEINENFIKNVNILTKKIENCKHCLYDSYPSIKFSYIELEKLKNKAVERIYIFFLYKINDIKNKKINIHLIQQNLIKFHELNSFLYNNNRNVYNYLVKEYVNVMNRTYHNLFKNYIGDLEKKKIEFINVLTIGFLSYYKNDNNATLLSAKNKMMNMLGFNLNNNNKNDKKENLFLLNNRNKILNDLDYHSNNDSGKSSLPVIFTTDNSQYYFEEIYKSINKLFLDTGTAEYLFISNFFKNYENQDFLFLEIYSKTITLCFDFIYYYMNDTFDFISLFFIYIINLQNGFTIRNRNIFSLYEFIDKIQNLLWKKIYLIIDQNIKSLNYRNHNMNDLTKNSNKKTIYNFIYTNKINNENKNYNTIVNYDTSNNPNSNIRLNSDLEEKEKDNMQTFQEINHNEITKNNFTNSLNDIEKNQMNNSSTYIKTQTHYITKRFSDFYSSFIIMSDLCFKYEKYYVEKYSEKKDGHNNKIDEDNENLLNLEKKKKKNCNKISLNIHEDISNKNDDTSSYQCEMNELKYEKSDNEKGNNEKGDDNLDKVNVTNLKKNNDIGISLNIDNNPKDISDHIPIVNYSNTNIDNLSIPNLPKLSDDFINDNSINVECNTKISDISNNDNKKSLITENIVNDSLLKKSNDHKNNSYLLKELDKKNSEVTNYEVNENKTDDFESKYKNLGNFVLKLEEAIVDALVNLSKEFSYTKDKLLFLINNYYHIIYVLKENEINEEKIIKFEKLLEKETSLYIDHQLNEYIKEIIIFVNKHENIINNLKEEEDNIISYIDVKSMESIAVNFSKEWKNLLKEIKQNVINSFTNFDNSLNILKLLSTKVLLYYTRYYQLIKKVFSNSQIPIYIQKLPSVDIVLTQIKKNSKNSDT; encoded by the coding sequence atgGAATATGAAAGAATATCCTCATTAAtcgaaaaatttaaaaatgataaatatatattaaaagcatataataaaatatatgattatAATAATTGTAAAATTTATAGAAATGTAAAAATAGAAGATATCGAAAACGAGAAATATAATGATGATTTAGAGTATAGTGTATTTAAAAACAAGTtcattgaaaaaaaagataaagatGAGAAAGATAAACTAAAACATATTATTGAAATTATTAATCAgacattatatatttatacaaatgaaacattaaataaatttagtgAAAATAGCAAAGAACTCTTGGATATATATAACCAAATAGATAATTGCAATAGTTTATGTTCCGATATAGatgtaatattaaataagcataaaaatgatataaattttatttctaatgatataaataatattcaaGAGCTAACTGAAAATATGAATgacaaattaaataatagaaaacTAACACtagaattattaaatacatatattaaaattattttggtAACTCCTAAACTAGTATATGATATATGTAATGgagaaattaatgaaaattttataaaaaatgtaaatattttaacaaaaaaaatagaaaattgcAAACATTGCTTATATGATTCGTATCCAAgtattaaattttcttacatagaattagaaaaattaaaaaataaagccGTTGAgagaatttatatattttttctttacaaaattaatgatataaaaaataaaaaaattaatattcatttaattcaGCAAAACTTAATCAAGTTTCATGAATTGAAtagttttttatataataataacagaAATGTATATAACTACTTGGTAAAGGAATATGTTAATGTTATGAATAGAACGtatcataatttatttaaaaattatattggagacttagaaaaaaaaaaaatagaatttatCAATGTGTTAACTATAGGTTTCCTGagttattataaaaatgataataatgcaACTTTACTATCAGCAAAAAACAAAATGATGAATATGCTTggttttaatttaaataataataataagaatgataaaaaagaaaatttatttttattaaataatagaaataagaTATTAAATGATTTAGATTATCATTCCAATAATGATTCTGGCAAATCATCTTTACCTGTTATATTTACAACAGATAATTCtcaatattattttgaagaaatttataaatctattaataaattatttctaGATACAGGAACAGcagaatatttatttatttcaaatttttttaaaaattatgaaaatcaggattttttgtttttagaaatatattCCAAAACAATAACTTTATGCtttgattttatttattattatatgaatGACACTTTTGATTtcatttctctttttttcatttatataattaatttacaAAATGGATTTACAATtagaaatagaaatatattttcattatatgaatttattgataaaattcaaaatttgttatggaaaaaaatatatctcaTTATTGATCAGAATATTAAATCATTAAATTATAGAAATCATAATATGAATGATTTAACAAAgaattctaataaaaaaactatttataattttatatacacaaataaaattaataatgaaaataaaaattataacacAATTGTAAATTATGATACAAGTAATAATCCCAATTCGAATATTAGATTAAATTCTGatttagaagaaaaagaaaaagataatatgCAAACTTTTCAGGAAATTAATCATAatgaaataacaaaaaataatttcactaattcattaaatgatatagaaaaaaatcaaatgaaCAATTCTTCTACCTATATTAAAACTCAAACACATTACATTACTAAAAGATTTTCTGATTTTTATTCCtcatttattataatgaGTGACTTATGCTTTAAGTATGAGAAATATTATGTTGAAAAATAttctgaaaaaaaagatggtcataataataaaatagatgaagataatgaaaatttattaaatttagaaaaaaaaaaaaagaaaaattgtaACAAAATTTCTTTGAATATTCACGAAgatatttcaaataaaaatgatgataCTTCATCTTATCAGTGTGAAATGAATGAATtgaaatatgaaaaaagcGATAATGAGAAGGGAAATAATGAAAAGGGTGATGATAATTTAGATAAAGTGAATGTAacaaacttaaaaaaaaataatgatattggAATTAGTTtaaatattgataataatCCGAAAGATATTAGCGATCATATACCTATTGTTAATTATTCAAATACCAATATTGATAATTTATCTATTCCTAATCTTCCAAAGCTTAGCGATGATTTTATCAATGATAATAGCATAAATGTCGAATGTAATACAAAAATTTCTGATATCtctaataatgataataaaaaaagtctAATAACTGAAAATATTGTCAATGATtcacttttaaaaaaatcaaatgatcataaaaataattcatatcttttaaaagaattggacaaaaaaaattcagaagTAACAAATTATGAAGTAAATGAAAACAAAACCGACGATTTTGAATCAAAATATAAGAATTTAGgtaattttgtattaaaaCTAGAAGAAGCTATTGTAGATGCATTGGTCAATTTAAGCAAAGAATTTTCATACACaaaagataaattattatttttaattaataattattaccacattatatatgttttaaaagaaaatgaaataaatgaagaaaaaattataaaatttgaaaagttattagaaaaagaaacatCATTATATATTGATCATCAGCTAAATGAgtatattaaagaaataataatctttgtaaataaacaTGAAAacataattaataatttaaaggaGGAGGAAGATAATATAATATCGTATATTGATGTAAAATCAATGGAAAGTATAGCTGTTAATTTTAGTAAAGAATGGAAAAATTTACTTAAggaaataaaacaaaatgttATAAATTCCTTCACAAATTTTGAcaattctttaaatatattgaaaTTGTTAAGCACAAAggttcttttatattatacgAGATATTACCAGCTGATAAAGAAAGTTTTTTCTAATTCCCAAATACCAATTTATATTCAGAAATTACCATCTGTTGATATAGTTCTAAcacaaattaaaaagaattcCAAGAATTCAGATACCTAA
- the GAPM1 gene encoding glideosome associated protein with multiple membrane spans 1, putative: MFFTYVVRPGEAPEGRGPQFEPFWDFFMNFNLRVGFLIQFISYLLLVCSISLIGNNPFGILKFLRALPGSVGDAPIPLVLFSVGGFLLGTLLIMSFLQLTEDDSSIKQSRGYRAGTKFLLQATSMGTVSWSLSLICLMASSYYFDDPWMEEKIGAGSSWILYFSSRVIDAFCLFLYGSGCFFLEVYHSEGAGEAWGWLCGMSFLATSFLEVLGLTMFNTPSFESLDWFYCLFLGISLFFSVVWGFLFEPISHRYDVKLTQSAMRNEYYKSRNAMAYYGPAVVTANGEIDIEASAEHIPSCKKC, translated from the exons atgttttttacaTATGTCGTTCGTCCTGGAGAAGCCCCAGAAGGCCGTGGACCCCAATTTGAACCTTTTTGGGACTTCTTTATGAATTTCAATTTACGTGTTGGTTTTCTTATTCAATTTATTTCATATCTATTGTTAGTTTGTTCTATATCATTAATAGGAAATAATCCATTTGGTATTTTAAAGTTTTTAAGAGCATTACCAGGAAGTGTTGGTGACGCACCAATACCGTTAGTACTTTTTAGTGTAGGAGGATTTTTATTAGGAACTCTTCTCATCATGTCCTTTTTGCAACTAACAGAAGATGATAGCAG tATCAAACAATCAAGAGGATATAGAGCAGGAAccaaatttttattacaagCTACATCAATGg GAACTGTATCATGGAGTTTATCTTTAATATGTTTAATGGCATCTTCTTACTATTTTGATGATCCTTGGATGGAAGAAAAAATTGGTGCTGGTTCCTCTTggattttatattttagttCAAGAGTTATTGATgctttttgtttatttttatatggaTCTGGATGTTTTTTCTTGGAGGTATATCATTCAGAAGGTGCAGGAGAAGCTTGGGGTTGGTTATGTGGAATGAGCTTTTTGGCTACCTCCTTTTTAGAAGTACTGGGATTAACAATGTTTAATACCCCATCTTTTGAATCTTTAGATTGGTTTTACTGCTTATTTTTAGGCATAAGTTTATTTTTCAGTGTTGTATGGGGATTCTTATTTGAACCAATAAGTCATAGATATGATGTAAAATTAACTCAAAGTGCTATGAGAAATGAATACTATAAATCGAGAAATGCTATGGCCTATTATGGTCCAGCTGTTGTAACAGCCAATGGAGAAATTGATATTGAAGCATCAGCTGAGCATATCCCCTCATGCAAAAAATGCTAA